In Romboutsia lituseburensis, a genomic segment contains:
- a CDS encoding fructose-1,6-bisphosphatase yields the protein MKTVENELKYLKLLAKQYPSISKASTEIINLEAILNLPKGTEHFITDIHGEYEPFVHVLKNGSGVIKRKIEELFSSTMRDSEKKALATLVYYPEQKLDLIIKEEENIDDFYRINIYRLIELCKYASSKYTRSKVRKLLPEDFRYIIEELLHENIDSHHKQNYYKSIVESIIETDRSKEFIIAISKVIQKLVVDRLHILGDIYDRGPRPDIVMDTLMDYHSVDIQWGNHDILWMGAAAGEKTCIANALRISARYANLDIIEDIYGINLLPLATFAMDVYKDDSCDSFIPKISDQEVSTKEKSLIAKMHKAISIIQFKLEGEIISRRSEFEMKHRLLLNKINYDEGTINIKGKSYKLKDSYFPTIDKANPYKFTKEEESVIDKLVSSFKNSEKLQKHVSFLFSKGSIYLTANSNLLIHGCVPLNEDSSFMKMKIQGREYKGKELMDKMESVAREGYFFKENTSQKQYGMDMMWYLWTGKCSSLFGKDDMTTFERYFIVDKEAHKENKNPYFKLREDEKMCEKIFEEFNLDTKDAHIINGHVPVESKNGESPIKANGKILVIDGGFSKAYQKKTGIAGYTLIYNSYSLQLVSHNPFTSAEEAIVNESDILSTTEIVEHKDKRKTVRDTDAGKKLQEEVNDLKMLLLAYKKGLIKEI from the coding sequence ATGAAAACTGTTGAGAATGAGTTAAAGTACTTGAAGTTGTTAGCTAAACAGTATCCTAGCATATCAAAAGCAAGTACAGAAATAATAAATTTAGAAGCAATACTTAATTTACCAAAGGGAACAGAGCATTTTATAACAGATATACATGGAGAATATGAACCTTTTGTACATGTATTAAAAAATGGATCAGGGGTTATAAAAAGAAAAATAGAAGAATTATTTTCTAGTACTATGAGAGACAGTGAAAAAAAGGCTCTAGCAACTCTAGTATATTATCCAGAGCAAAAACTAGATTTAATAATCAAGGAAGAAGAAAATATAGATGATTTTTATAGAATAAATATATATAGATTAATTGAACTATGTAAATATGCTTCAAGTAAGTATACCAGATCAAAGGTAAGAAAATTATTACCAGAAGATTTTAGATATATAATAGAAGAATTGTTGCATGAAAACATAGATAGTCATCATAAACAAAATTATTATAAAAGTATAGTAGAAAGTATAATAGAAACAGATAGATCAAAAGAGTTTATAATAGCAATATCTAAAGTAATACAAAAATTGGTAGTAGATAGACTTCATATATTAGGAGACATATATGATAGAGGTCCAAGACCTGACATAGTTATGGATACATTAATGGACTATCATTCAGTCGATATACAATGGGGAAATCATGATATATTATGGATGGGTGCAGCAGCAGGAGAAAAAACTTGTATAGCTAATGCTCTAAGGATATCAGCTAGATATGCAAATCTAGATATAATTGAAGATATTTATGGTATTAATTTGCTTCCATTAGCGACATTTGCTATGGATGTTTACAAGGATGATTCTTGTGACTCATTTATACCTAAGATAAGTGACCAGGAAGTATCAACTAAAGAAAAATCTTTAATTGCAAAAATGCATAAAGCTATAAGTATAATTCAGTTTAAACTTGAGGGTGAAATTATAAGTAGACGATCTGAGTTTGAGATGAAGCATAGATTATTATTAAATAAAATAAATTATGACGAAGGAACTATAAATATAAAAGGAAAGAGCTATAAGCTAAAAGATTCATACTTCCCAACGATAGATAAAGCTAATCCATATAAATTTACTAAAGAAGAAGAATCTGTAATAGATAAATTAGTATCTTCTTTTAAAAACAGTGAAAAATTACAAAAGCACGTTTCATTTTTATTTTCAAAGGGAAGCATTTATTTAACTGCAAATTCGAATTTACTAATTCATGGATGTGTACCTTTAAATGAAGACTCGAGTTTTATGAAGATGAAAATACAGGGTAGAGAATACAAAGGTAAAGAATTAATGGATAAAATGGAGTCAGTGGCTAGGGAGGGATATTTCTTTAAAGAAAATACTAGTCAAAAACAATATGGAATGGATATGATGTGGTATTTATGGACAGGAAAATGTTCTTCATTATTTGGGAAAGATGATATGACAACATTTGAAAGGTATTTTATTGTAGATAAAGAAGCTCATAAAGAAAACAAAAACCCTTATTTTAAATTAAGAGAAGACGAGAAAATGTGTGAAAAGATATTTGAAGAATTTAATTTAGATACTAAAGATGCACATATAATAAATGGTCATGTTCCAGTTGAAAGTAAAAATGGGGAGAGTCCAATAAAAGCAAATGGTAAAATTTTAGTTATTGATGGAGGATTTTCTAAAGCTTATCAAAAGAAAACAGGTATTGCAGGATATACATTAATATATAATTCATATAGCTTGCAGTTAGTCTCACATAATCCATTTACAAGTGCAGAAGAAGCCATAGTAAATGAAAGTGATATATTATCTACAACGGAAATCGTGGAACATAAAGATAAAAGAAAAACAGTAAGAGATACTGATGCAGGTAAAAAATTACAGGAAGAAGTTAATGATTTAAAAATGTTATTGTTAGCTTATAAGAAAGGCCTAATAAAAGAAATATAA
- the ptsG gene encoding glucose-specific PTS transporter subunit IIBC, with protein sequence MKKLFGVLQKVGKALMLPVALLPAAGILLGVSNALANPTLTAKIPFLANETFQFIIKIMENSGGIIFGNLALLFAVGVAVGLTEGEGVAGLAAIVGFLVMNTSMGIMAGVTPEMAGMVPGIKGNPMYAGVMGIPTLQTGVFGGIIIGIIAAGLYKKYYKLELPQYLGFFAGKRFVPIVTAATAIAVGIAMSIIWPPIQNGLLNFSSSVIDTNLTLAAFIFGVVERALIPFGLHHVFYNPFWFQFGEYVDKAGKLVTGDQLIFFAQLKDGVPFTAGTFMTGKFPFMMFGLPAAALAMVHTSKPEKRQYVAGIMASAALTSFLTGITEPIEFAFLFVAPVLFAVHCIFAGLSFMLMHILGVKIGMTFSGGLFDFLLLGVLPNRTPWYLVLVVGAVFAVVYYFGFKFLITKFNFKTPGREDETEGISNVTLSNSELAFGILEALGNKENIKSLDACITRLRIAVEDINKVDQDKLKSLGAAGVMVVGNNLQAIYGPKSDTLKSEINEIIAGKVKVAKPKAEEAPKKQEVKEEIAATKSATNEEIISLVNGELMDISEVPDEVFSTKLMGDGFAIKSNDGDIYSPVSGTVGVIFPTKHAIIIETETGREVLIHLGIETVKLEGKGFDVFVEVGQKVKAGDKLVKMDLDYIEKNATSTISPVVFTNLEGSEKISIKAGPIKAKEKNRVSIVK encoded by the coding sequence ATGAAAAAACTATTTGGTGTTTTACAAAAAGTAGGAAAAGCATTAATGTTACCAGTTGCATTACTTCCAGCAGCAGGTATACTTCTAGGTGTTAGTAACGCGCTTGCTAACCCAACATTAACAGCTAAAATACCTTTTCTTGCAAATGAAACTTTCCAATTTATTATTAAAATAATGGAAAATTCAGGTGGAATAATATTTGGTAATTTAGCATTATTATTTGCAGTAGGTGTAGCAGTAGGTTTAACTGAAGGCGAAGGTGTAGCAGGTTTAGCCGCAATAGTTGGATTCTTAGTAATGAACACATCTATGGGTATAATGGCTGGGGTAACTCCAGAGATGGCAGGTATGGTTCCAGGAATAAAAGGAAATCCAATGTATGCAGGAGTTATGGGTATACCAACTCTTCAAACAGGAGTGTTTGGTGGTATTATTATAGGTATAATCGCAGCAGGTCTTTATAAAAAGTACTACAAATTAGAATTACCTCAATATTTAGGATTCTTTGCAGGTAAAAGATTTGTTCCAATAGTAACAGCAGCTACTGCTATTGCTGTAGGTATAGCGATGTCAATTATATGGCCTCCTATACAAAATGGATTATTAAACTTCTCAAGTAGTGTAATAGATACAAATTTAACATTAGCAGCATTTATATTTGGAGTAGTCGAAAGAGCATTAATACCATTTGGATTACATCATGTGTTCTACAATCCATTCTGGTTCCAATTTGGTGAGTATGTAGATAAAGCTGGTAAACTAGTAACGGGTGACCAACTAATATTCTTTGCACAACTTAAAGATGGAGTTCCATTTACAGCAGGTACTTTTATGACTGGGAAATTCCCATTCATGATGTTTGGTCTTCCAGCAGCAGCACTTGCTATGGTTCATACATCTAAGCCAGAAAAGAGACAATATGTTGCGGGTATAATGGCGTCAGCAGCACTTACTTCATTCTTAACAGGTATAACTGAACCTATAGAATTTGCATTTTTATTTGTTGCTCCAGTATTATTTGCAGTACATTGTATATTTGCAGGGTTATCATTTATGTTAATGCATATACTTGGTGTTAAGATAGGTATGACATTCTCAGGTGGATTATTTGACTTCTTATTACTAGGGGTTTTACCAAATAGAACACCGTGGTATTTAGTATTAGTTGTAGGTGCAGTATTTGCAGTAGTTTACTACTTCGGATTTAAATTCTTAATAACTAAGTTTAATTTTAAGACTCCAGGTAGAGAAGATGAAACAGAAGGTATTTCAAATGTTACATTAAGCAACAGTGAATTAGCATTTGGAATATTAGAAGCTTTAGGAAATAAAGAAAACATAAAATCTTTAGATGCATGTATAACAAGACTTAGAATTGCAGTTGAAGATATAAATAAAGTAGACCAAGATAAACTTAAATCTCTTGGAGCGGCAGGAGTTATGGTAGTTGGTAATAACTTACAAGCTATATATGGACCTAAATCAGATACATTAAAATCTGAAATAAATGAAATAATAGCAGGTAAAGTAAAGGTAGCTAAGCCTAAGGCTGAAGAAGCACCTAAAAAGCAAGAAGTAAAAGAAGAAATAGCAGCAACAAAATCAGCAACAAATGAAGAAATAATATCATTAGTAAACGGAGAACTAATGGATATATCAGAAGTTCCAGATGAAGTTTTCTCAACAAAATTAATGGGAGATGGATTTGCAATAAAATCAAATGATGGAGATATATATTCTCCTGTAAGTGGTACAGTAGGAGTTATATTCCCTACAAAGCATGCCATAATAATAGAAACAGAAACTGGTAGAGAAGTCCTTATACATTTAGGTATAGAAACAGTTAAGTTAGAAGGTAAAGGCTTTGATGTATTTGTTGAAGTTGGGCAAAAAGTTAAAGCTGGAGATAAGTTAGTTAAAATGGATTTAGATTACATTGAAAAAAATGCTACATCAACAATAAGTCCAGTTGTATTTACTAACTTAGAAGGTAGTGAAAAAATCAGCATAAAAGCTGGACCTATAAAAGCAAAAGAAAAAAATAGAGTTAGTATAGTAAAATAA
- the deoC gene encoding deoxyribose-phosphate aldolase: MNNKIANMIDHTILKATATKEEVVKICSEAKEYGFFSVCVNPTQIELVKKELQGSEVKVCTVIGFPLGANTPEVKAFETKDAIAKGADEVDMVINIGALKDKNYEVVERDIKAVVDAANKAALVKVIIETCYLTDEEKKIACELAVKAGTDYVKTSTGFGTGGSTPEDIKLMRETVGENIGVKASGGVRCEKDAIAVIEAGASRIGASASIAIVSGQISKSDY, from the coding sequence ATGAATAATAAAATAGCAAACATGATAGATCACACTATATTAAAAGCAACAGCTACTAAAGAAGAAGTTGTAAAAATATGTAGTGAAGCAAAAGAATATGGATTTTTCTCAGTATGTGTAAATCCTACTCAAATAGAACTTGTAAAAAAAGAATTACAAGGTAGTGAAGTTAAGGTTTGTACAGTAATAGGTTTCCCTTTAGGAGCAAATACTCCAGAAGTTAAAGCATTCGAAACGAAAGATGCTATAGCTAAAGGGGCAGACGAAGTAGATATGGTTATAAATATAGGAGCTTTAAAAGATAAAAACTACGAAGTTGTAGAAAGAGATATAAAAGCAGTAGTAGATGCTGCAAATAAAGCTGCTTTAGTAAAAGTTATAATAGAGACTTGTTATTTAACAGACGAAGAAAAGAAAATAGCATGTGAGTTAGCTGTTAAGGCAGGAACTGATTATGTTAAAACTTCAACTGGATTTGGTACAGGTGGATCTACTCCTGAAGATATAAAGTTAATGAGAGAAACCGTAGGAGAAAACATAGGAGTTAAGGCTTCTGGTGGAGTTAGATGTGAAAAGGATGCAATAGCTGTTATAGAAGCAGGAGCTAGTAGAATAGGAGCTAGTGCATCAATAGCAATAGTAAGTGGTCAAATAAGTAAAAGTGATTATTAA
- the rbr gene encoding rubrerythrin: protein MNLLKDSKTKVNLMRAFAGESQARNRYTFGAEQAKTQKLYVIEKAFTYTANQELAHAKIFYDHLKELSGETIQIDGGYPVDVYDSLAQTLKASQHGEYEEYQDVYKNFANIAREEGFMPVAKSFEQISEIEKSHGDRFGYFGDKLESGTLFKSDKEEEWLCLNCGHIHKGTEAPKLCPVCQHEQGYFILYSKSPFVN, encoded by the coding sequence ATGAACTTATTAAAAGATAGCAAAACTAAAGTGAATTTAATGAGAGCTTTTGCAGGAGAAAGTCAAGCAAGAAATAGATATACTTTTGGTGCAGAGCAAGCTAAAACACAAAAATTATACGTAATTGAGAAGGCTTTTACATATACAGCAAATCAAGAGCTTGCTCATGCTAAAATATTTTATGACCATTTAAAAGAATTATCAGGTGAAACTATTCAAATTGATGGAGGATATCCTGTAGATGTATATGATAGCTTAGCTCAAACGTTAAAAGCATCTCAACATGGAGAATATGAAGAATACCAAGATGTATATAAAAATTTTGCTAATATAGCTAGAGAAGAAGGTTTTATGCCTGTAGCTAAAAGTTTTGAACAAATTTCAGAAATTGAAAAATCGCATGGTGATAGATTTGGATACTTTGGAGATAAATTAGAAAGTGGGACATTATTTAAAAGTGATAAAGAAGAAGAATGGTTATGTTTAAATTGTGGTCATATACATAAAGGTACTGAGGCTCCAAAATTATGCCCAGTATGTCAACATGAACAAGGGTATTTTATACTATATTCTAAGTCTCCATTTGTAAACTAA
- the nifJ gene encoding pyruvate:ferredoxin (flavodoxin) oxidoreductase — protein MAKFMKTLDGNTAAAHVAYAFTDVAAIYPITPSSNMAEVVDEWAAQGRKNIFGQKVSVVEMQSEAGAAGAFHGSLQAGALTTTFTASQGLLLMIPNMYKVAGELLPGVFHVSARALASQALSIFGDHQDVMSARQTGCVLLASGSVQEVADIAPVAHLAAIEGKLPFIHFFDGFRTSHEIQKVELLETEDYAKLLNMEAVEAFRNKALSPNHPVTRGTAQNPDIYFQTREASNKYYNDIVGIVEKYMDQMSELTGRKHGLFDYYGPENAENIVIAMGSVTEAIEETIDYVNAKGGNFGLVKVHLFRPFSTKHLLEAIPSSAKRICVLDRTKEPGSIGEPLYLDVRAAYYEMENAPMIIGGRYGLGSKDVTPSEIKTVFDNLVADKPRNNFTLGIVDDVTNTSLAPSETIKVVTPGTIRCKFWGLGSDGTVGANKQAIKIIGDHTDKYAQAYFAYDSKKSGGITMSHLRFGDEPIRSTYLIDEADYIACHNQSYVNQYDLLKGLKKGGTFVLNTIWSPEELEANLPAKMKKFIAEKEINFYTVNATKIAQEIGLGTRINMIMQSAFFKLAEIIPIEQAVEHLKDSINKAYGKKGEKIVKMNFDAVEAGMNALVKIDAPSNWANAKELEMAVDSDEPEFIKNILRPMNAQEGDSLPVSAFNGIEDGTFPCGTAAYEKRGIAVNVPEWVVDNCIQCNQCAYVCPHACIRPVLVNEEEANNAPENFNTKKAIGKGLEGLQYRMQVSPMDCTGCGNCADICPAKQKALVMKPLDTQEVEVENWAFAVDTEKVSPKVDVMAPNTVKGSQFRQPLMEFSGACAGCGETPYIKLVTQLFGDRMMIANATGCSSIWGGSAPSTPYTVNHEGKGPSWANSLFEDNAEYGYGMMLAVKQMRNKIADNMETLLTMDICDCAREAFTAWLEGKDDSEASKLAADKVLKVLADDCGCASEEIKPLLKEIDERKDYLVKRSQWILGGDGWAYDIGYGGLDHVLASGENVNVLVFDTEIYSNTGGQASKSTPVAAMAKFAAAGKRSKKKDLGMMAMSYGNVYVAQVGMGADKNQLMKAVLEAEAYDGPSLIIAYSPCISHGIKEGMGRAQANIEKAVKAGYWHLYRYNPTLKVQGKNPFTLDSKEPTESFRDFLLGQVRYAAIAKQFPEIADKLFTSAEENANERYNNYKRLAENC, from the coding sequence ATGGCTAAATTTATGAAAACACTTGACGGAAATACAGCTGCAGCACATGTTGCTTATGCATTTACAGATGTAGCTGCTATATACCCAATAACACCATCTTCAAACATGGCTGAAGTGGTTGACGAATGGGCTGCTCAAGGGAGAAAAAATATATTCGGACAAAAGGTTAGCGTTGTAGAAATGCAATCAGAAGCAGGGGCTGCTGGAGCATTCCATGGTTCATTACAAGCTGGTGCTTTAACTACAACATTCACTGCATCACAAGGATTATTATTAATGATACCTAACATGTATAAGGTTGCAGGGGAGTTACTTCCAGGAGTATTCCACGTAAGTGCTCGTGCTCTTGCATCTCAAGCATTATCTATATTTGGTGACCATCAAGACGTTATGAGTGCTCGTCAAACTGGATGCGTATTATTAGCTTCTGGATCAGTTCAGGAAGTTGCTGATATAGCACCTGTTGCACACTTAGCTGCTATAGAAGGTAAATTACCATTTATACATTTCTTCGATGGATTTAGAACATCACATGAAATTCAAAAGGTTGAATTATTAGAGACAGAAGATTATGCAAAACTATTAAACATGGAAGCAGTTGAAGCATTTAGAAACAAAGCTTTATCGCCAAATCATCCTGTTACTCGTGGTACTGCTCAAAACCCAGATATATACTTCCAAACTAGAGAAGCTTCAAACAAGTACTACAATGATATAGTGGGAATAGTTGAAAAGTACATGGATCAAATGAGCGAATTAACTGGAAGAAAACATGGATTATTCGATTACTATGGACCAGAAAATGCAGAAAATATAGTTATAGCTATGGGATCTGTTACAGAAGCAATAGAAGAAACTATAGATTATGTAAATGCTAAAGGTGGAAACTTCGGTTTAGTTAAAGTTCATTTATTTAGACCATTCTCAACTAAGCATTTATTAGAAGCTATACCTTCTTCTGCGAAGAGAATATGTGTACTTGATAGAACTAAGGAACCTGGTTCAATAGGAGAGCCATTATACTTAGATGTTCGTGCTGCATATTATGAAATGGAAAATGCTCCTATGATAATAGGTGGAAGATATGGATTAGGATCAAAAGATGTTACTCCATCTGAAATAAAAACAGTATTTGACAACTTAGTTGCAGATAAGCCTAGAAATAACTTTACATTAGGTATAGTTGATGATGTAACAAATACTTCATTAGCTCCATCTGAAACAATAAAAGTTGTTACTCCAGGAACAATAAGATGTAAATTCTGGGGATTAGGTTCTGATGGTACTGTTGGGGCTAATAAGCAAGCTATAAAAATAATAGGAGACCACACTGACAAGTATGCTCAAGCTTACTTTGCATATGATTCTAAGAAGTCTGGTGGTATAACTATGTCTCACTTAAGATTTGGAGATGAACCAATAAGATCAACATATTTAATAGATGAGGCAGACTATATAGCTTGTCATAATCAATCATATGTTAATCAATATGATTTATTAAAAGGACTTAAAAAAGGTGGTACATTTGTACTTAACACTATATGGAGTCCTGAAGAGTTAGAAGCTAACTTACCAGCAAAAATGAAAAAATTCATAGCTGAAAAAGAAATCAACTTCTACACTGTGAATGCTACTAAGATAGCTCAAGAAATAGGGCTTGGAACAAGAATAAATATGATAATGCAATCTGCATTCTTCAAATTAGCTGAGATAATACCTATAGAGCAAGCTGTAGAACACTTAAAAGATTCTATAAACAAAGCTTACGGTAAAAAAGGTGAAAAAATTGTTAAAATGAACTTTGATGCTGTTGAAGCAGGTATGAATGCATTAGTTAAAATAGATGCTCCATCTAACTGGGCAAATGCTAAAGAGTTAGAAATGGCAGTAGATTCTGATGAGCCAGAATTTATCAAAAACATATTAAGACCAATGAACGCACAAGAAGGAGATTCTTTACCAGTAAGTGCATTCAATGGAATAGAAGATGGTACATTCCCATGTGGTACAGCTGCATACGAAAAGAGAGGTATAGCAGTAAATGTTCCTGAATGGGTAGTAGACAACTGTATACAATGTAACCAATGTGCTTATGTATGTCCACATGCATGTATAAGACCAGTATTAGTAAATGAAGAAGAGGCAAATAATGCTCCTGAAAACTTCAATACTAAGAAAGCAATAGGTAAAGGATTAGAAGGATTACAATATAGAATGCAAGTAAGTCCAATGGACTGTACAGGATGCGGAAACTGTGCAGATATCTGTCCAGCTAAGCAAAAAGCTTTAGTTATGAAACCTCTTGATACTCAAGAAGTTGAAGTAGAAAACTGGGCATTTGCAGTTGACACTGAAAAAGTATCTCCAAAGGTAGATGTAATGGCTCCAAATACAGTTAAAGGAAGTCAATTTAGACAGCCATTAATGGAATTCTCAGGAGCTTGTGCTGGATGTGGAGAAACTCCATACATTAAGTTAGTTACTCAATTATTTGGAGATAGAATGATGATAGCAAATGCTACTGGATGTTCTTCAATCTGGGGAGGATCTGCTCCATCAACTCCATACACTGTTAATCATGAAGGTAAAGGTCCATCTTGGGCAAACTCATTATTTGAAGATAATGCTGAATATGGATACGGAATGATGTTAGCAGTTAAGCAAATGAGAAATAAAATAGCTGATAACATGGAAACTTTATTAACTATGGATATATGTGATTGCGCAAGAGAAGCATTCACTGCATGGTTAGAAGGTAAAGATGATTCTGAAGCTTCAAAATTAGCAGCTGATAAAGTATTAAAAGTATTAGCTGATGATTGTGGATGTGCAAGTGAAGAAATAAAACCATTATTAAAAGAAATAGATGAAAGAAAAGATTATCTAGTTAAGAGATCTCAATGGATCCTTGGAGGAGATGGATGGGCTTATGACATCGGATACGGTGGATTAGATCATGTTCTTGCTTCAGGAGAAAATGTAAATGTACTTGTGTTTGATACAGAAATTTATTCAAATACAGGAGGTCAAGCTTCTAAGTCAACTCCAGTTGCTGCAATGGCTAAGTTCGCTGCTGCTGGTAAGAGATCTAAGAAAAAAGACTTAGGTATGATGGCAATGAGTTACGGAAACGTATATGTTGCACAAGTAGGTATGGGTGCAGATAAGAATCAATTAATGAAGGCAGTACTTGAAGCTGAGGCTTATGATGGCCCATCATTAATAATAGCTTATTCTCCATGTATATCTCATGGTATAAAAGAAGGTATGGGTAGAGCTCAAGCTAACATAGAAAAAGCTGTTAAGGCTGGATACTGGCACTTATACAGATACAACCCAACTCTAAAAGTTCAAGGTAAGAATCCATTTACATTAGATTCTAAAGAACCAACAGAAAGCTTCAGAGACTTCTTATTAGGTCAAGTAAGATATGCTGCAATAGCTAAGCAATTCCCAGAAATAGCTGACAAGTTATTTACATCAGCTGAGGAAAATGCTAATGAAAGATATAACAACTATAAGAGATTAGCTGAAAATTGCTAA
- the licT gene encoding BglG family transcription antiterminator LicT, which translates to MIIEKIYNNNVVLVIDKESNKELVLTGCGIGFQKKVGQTVDQSKIEKKFITEDESLTQKITKVVTEVHEEVFEASSKIIEYAKQYLNSELDDYIYASLTDHLSFAFKRYEEKIQIKNDLLYEIKRIHKKEFEVGKWAIEYINDRFNVEFPIDEAGFIAMHIVNANYKESTNESFLMTKIVKEILNIIRYYYSVEFEQDDFNYDRLVTHLKFFAKRLIKKEQVEDKDNELINIIKIQYEKAYNCACKVKQYIEDSHEYIVTEDELLYLTLHINRVISAIKN; encoded by the coding sequence ATGATTATAGAAAAAATTTATAACAACAATGTAGTATTGGTTATAGATAAAGAAAGCAATAAAGAACTAGTACTCACTGGATGCGGAATTGGATTCCAAAAAAAGGTAGGTCAGACAGTAGATCAATCTAAAATAGAAAAAAAGTTTATTACTGAAGATGAAAGCCTTACTCAAAAGATAACTAAAGTAGTAACAGAGGTCCACGAAGAAGTATTTGAAGCTAGTTCTAAAATAATAGAATATGCAAAACAATATTTAAATTCAGAATTAGATGATTATATATATGCATCTTTAACAGACCATTTATCTTTTGCTTTTAAAAGGTATGAAGAAAAAATTCAAATCAAAAATGATTTATTATATGAAATCAAAAGAATTCACAAAAAGGAATTTGAGGTTGGAAAATGGGCAATTGAATATATAAATGATAGATTTAATGTTGAGTTTCCAATTGATGAAGCTGGATTCATAGCAATGCATATAGTAAATGCAAATTATAAAGAAAGTACTAATGAATCATTTTTAATGACTAAAATAGTTAAAGAAATTTTAAATATAATAAGATATTACTATTCTGTAGAGTTTGAGCAAGATGATTTTAATTATGACAGACTAGTTACTCATTTAAAATTCTTTGCAAAACGATTAATAAAAAAAGAGCAGGTTGAAGATAAAGATAATGAACTTATAAATATAATAAAGATACAATATGAAAAAGCGTATAACTGTGCGTGTAAAGTAAAACAATATATAGAAGATAGTCATGAATATATAGTAACAGAAGATGAACTTTTATATTTAACTTTACACATAAATAGGGTTATATCAGCTATAAAAAATTAA
- a CDS encoding carboxylate--amine ligase, translating into MDNIVIQPVLVGGDINCYSVARAYHEAYGVKSIAFGRYALGATKDSNIIDFRIDPRITEEKEFIEVLLKTADELSAPNKKLIIMGCTDEYAELIIDHKDVLKEKYIVPYIDSELKDKLIEKELFYEMCEEKGLDYPKTFIYSKGDKIENFGFNYPVIIKPSDSVLYWQFPFEGMKKAYVAQDEKEFIKITTEIYNGKYDKNLIIQDFIPGDDSHMRVLTCYSDQHGKVKMMCLGHVLLEEHTPKGIGNHAAIITEYDEELMKKFKAFLEDINYTGFSNFDIKYDSRDNTYKVFEINLRQGRSNYYVTSSGNNIAKYVVEDRVYNKELDLKVQKDPFFWHVIPNNVVYKYVKDQALVNKAKSLVSQGKSATSFGYNKDLQGNFKRRWYIFLYNINQMRKFKKYCK; encoded by the coding sequence GTGGATAATATAGTAATACAACCTGTACTGGTTGGTGGAGATATAAACTGCTACTCAGTAGCAAGAGCATACCACGAAGCTTATGGAGTTAAGTCAATAGCTTTCGGTAGATATGCATTAGGAGCGACTAAAGATAGTAACATAATAGATTTTAGAATAGACCCAAGAATAACAGAAGAAAAAGAATTTATAGAAGTTCTGTTAAAAACTGCAGATGAACTATCAGCACCTAATAAGAAACTAATAATAATGGGATGTACTGATGAGTATGCAGAATTAATAATAGATCACAAAGATGTATTAAAAGAAAAGTATATAGTTCCATATATAGACAGTGAACTAAAGGACAAGTTAATAGAAAAAGAATTATTCTATGAAATGTGTGAAGAAAAAGGATTAGATTACCCTAAAACTTTTATATATTCAAAAGGTGATAAAATAGAAAATTTTGGATTTAATTATCCTGTTATAATTAAACCTTCAGATAGTGTATTATATTGGCAATTCCCATTCGAAGGAATGAAAAAAGCATATGTAGCACAAGATGAAAAGGAATTTATAAAAATAACTACTGAAATATACAATGGTAAGTATGATAAAAACTTAATAATACAAGATTTTATACCAGGTGATGACTCACATATGAGAGTTTTAACTTGTTATTCAGATCAACATGGAAAAGTTAAAATGATGTGTCTAGGACATGTGTTATTAGAAGAGCATACTCCAAAAGGTATAGGTAACCATGCTGCTATAATAACAGAGTATGATGAAGAACTTATGAAAAAGTTTAAGGCTTTCTTAGAGGATATAAATTACACTGGATTCTCAAACTTTGATATAAAGTATGATAGTAGAGATAATACGTATAAAGTATTTGAAATTAACTTAAGACAAGGAAGAAGTAACTACTACGTTACTAGTTCTGGAAATAATATAGCTAAATATGTTGTTGAAGATAGAGTATACAATAAAGAATTAGACTTAAAGGTACAAAAGGATCCTTTCTTCTGGCATGTTATACCGAATAATGTTGTTTATAAATACGTTAAAGATCAAGCTTTAGTAAATAAGGCAAAATCATTAGTTAGTCAAGGTAAGAGTGCGACATCATTTGGATACAATAAAGATTTACAAGGAAACTTCAAGAGAAGATGGTATATATTCTTATATAATATAAACCAAATGAGAAAGTTTAAAAAATACTGCAAATAG